The window TGCACGTGAATAACTAAGTTGACTTAATCATTACAGGtaacttaaaacaaaacaattggGTTCTTCATGGTTAATGAAGAGGAACTGACTGGCAGGAGTACAGCTTATATTTCCTGAATGTCTTGTTAGACCATGTTTCTCAATTTTACTTCAATCACAGGTATGGATGAGAAACTGTTTACTCAGCAACAAGGATGGAAAAACAGGCATACACTCAAGAGATATTTAGATATTCACACATGTTTTCAACATTTATCAAGCCTTACAATGAAAGTTATAGTCTTCATTTTCAAAGAACTTTAGGAAGACATTAAAAGGAGTGTTCTGATCAAAGATAGATGAGCCAAGCATCATAGTGACATTGAATGTCAGAATCAGAAAAGGTCTTATACATTATCTATTCCATTGCTCTCAATTTACAAACTGAAATCCAGAAAGACAAAACAACATGCCAAAGTCTTCCTGTTAACTATGGAATCTCTAGACTTAAATACAGTACTTCAGAGTCTTAGATattgaataggaaaaaaagttGCAAAGGAATATATTATCTTTCTACCATTTTGAGAGTTTTCAAAGCATTGTTGGAGGGTTAATCTCAGGTGCCTTAATTTAATTTTGCCTAGAGGGGTGGTCCTGCCTGATGGATTAGTCCTTGTCACGGAGGGCAACATTAGATTCTCACATGCCAAAGAAAAATCTGCTATTGGAagtcagagaagagagagattGCTTTGGGCCAATGTAGTTTAGGAATAAAGAATTGGGGTCCACTCTTCAATGACGAATGGAGGGAAAATAGGGTAACCATTTTTGGAGAGAAATGGTGGGAAAAgcaaaggcaaaataaaacagGAGTGAGTCCACagtgttggggtgggggagaaacCTGGTTAGGACGCCTGGGTGTAGAGGAGGGGGAAAAGCACCTCTTGgaattctctttcagttctgtAATTCAGGGATCTTTTCTGCCCTGATTACCATTTTACCTTCCTTCTGGGAGGGAGCCAGAAAGAAAGAGGTATCCTTTAACTAATAACTATAACAAGTAATCCCCAAGAAGTGCTTCTTAGTGGAGGAAGGTGTTGAGGTAATCCAGCCTGCAATTAAACTGCCTCAGGCTGGGAGGAAGTACACTGTCACCAGAGAAATTCCAAGGGAGTTTTAGCCCTCACCTGCTGGAGCTGACTTCCTTCAtgtgacttgctgctgctgctgctaagtcgcttcagtcgtgtccaactctgtgtgaccccacagacagaagcccaccaggctcccccatccctgggattctcaaggcaagaacactggagtgggctgtcatttccttctccaatgcgtgaaagtgaaaagggaaagggaagtcactcagtcgtgtccaactcttagcgaccccatggactgcagcctaccaggctcctctgcccatgggattttccaggcaagagtactggagttatatatacataattggaAGCCCCTTAGCTTGAGACAGACTCCTAGGAGATTGCAGACAGCAGCCCTTCCTGAATTCAGGTAAGAGAGCGCCCTCTCTCTACACAATTCATATGGTTCTAGAGAtaagtccagttttcccagtcaTCTACCCAGGTGTGTCCAAGGCCATGTCTAAAGGAGTCCTTTTCATTAGGACAAAATATCTTGGAGGATAGAGAGTTGTCATGTTTATCTTTGTACTCCAGTACCTAGTATGACATTCAAGGTAGTGGGTACTTAATACATGCTGATCAAATTGTTGAATTGAACATTTTTTACCACACACCTACTATGTTCAAGGCAACCAACATCATTCTCTATTTGAATGATTTGATTCAAATCTTTTTGAAAAGAATTGatcactcactgctgctgctgctaagtcacttcagtcgtgtccgactctgtgagaccccatagacggcagcccaccaggctcccccgtccctgggattctccaggcaagaacactggagtgggttgccatttccttctccaatgcatgaaagtgaaaagtgaaagtgaagtcgctcagtcgtgtccaaccctcagcgaccccatggactgcagcccaccaggctcctccgtccatgggattttccaggtaagagtactggagtagggtgtgaTCCACAAATCATGTATCATTTGTTTAAAAGTCTAAACAAGTTTCTGGGGTAAATTGAATTATCACCATTTTGGGgctaagaaaagaaaactcaaagagGTGTGTCAACTAGTCCAAGGTCACATAGATGGAGAGTAAGTAACTCCCAGATTTACCTGTGACATTTCCAGTGAAAGTCCGAAGTTCTGGAACCCCCtcagtgttgggaaaactgggatAACCTACATTGATGGAGATTTGTAGAGCACACATTTGGACTGTTTTCTAACCCAGAGTTCTCTCTGATACTTTGGGGTTTAGTTTGCTTATCCCCTTTTCCTGTATGTGGCAGTATCCCAAGTGAACATGAAGTAAATTATACCAAGCCTATTGCTTGGCACATAGGAGAATATCAGCAAGCAATAATGATTATTATTGCTGTGCCAAGCCACACTGGAGCCTAAGGTAAAGCGTAAAGATGTACACCCCTATAcatatgcttttattattttgtgtatGTTATGTTTTCAAGATATTAAGgtagtggaaaattcttgaaaatttgaaaagtaaTTGTATTACAACTCACATTATTTTTAAgcttaaatatgttatttttgtCCCAAAcacaatttattataattttacttttctggTTTTAAGGGAAGAAACTCATCATTGATATTTTCATCATATATTTCTGGGAAAAATTAATCACTATTGGTACACAGAAACATAGACACagatatagatacatagataggTATAGATGGaagataaacatatataaatggtTCGATAGatcatatatagatagatatgagCGCTTCCCTgtttagctcagctggtaaagaattcgtctgcaatgcaggagaccccggttcaattcctgggtcgggaagatcccctggagatggggtAGGCTataccctctccaggattcttgagcttcactggtggctcagtcagtaaagaatctgcctgtgatgcaggaggcctcggtttgatccccgggttggaaagatgccctggaggagggcatgggaacccactgcagtattcttgcctggagaatctccatggacagaggaacctggtgggctacagtccatggggttgcaaagagtcagacacgcctgagagACTAAGCATGGCACAGACAGGTATTAGTACTCATTTTCCCTGTTGTCCTGGATTCCAACATGGCTCGGCATGGCACTGTCAGATTCTGTCTTTATTTAAATCGTCGATCTTTGCTcaccatggattttttttttgttaattttgctACTGAATTAAAACATTCTTTATCTTGATTAAAGAGACTTTTGCCCCCTCAAGTTTTGTGCCTGAGATAAGtgcttcactctcctcttcctaaTCTCAGCccattattattttatcttaacACTCAGCAAGTACTATAAAATGCCCTCTTATAGAGCAAGCTTCGCCCCAAGAAGAAATGAGTTCCTTCCCgcccttttcctctttctcttgggAACGCTTTCTTGATCTTGAACCTGAGTTACAAGGTTAGGAAAGCTTATACTCTTGGATGAGTGTGCCTGACTACAGTCTTTCTGCAGAGGGCACGGTGGAGTCCAGCCACCCCCGGAGGGCGGAGAGGTGTTAGGTGGAATTAGGCTGATTGCCCAACAGAACTTGTCTTTCCCTGGCAGGATTATTATGAAATCATTGACTTTCTACCTGGCTTCTGGGCTGAAATAAGTCTACCATCCCCAAACAATCAACTTGATCTCAGACAAATGTCAAGTAGAGCTAAGTTCCTCTGCCCTGGGGACGGCCATGAAAATCCAGACAGTTTCCCTCAAATGCTTTTGGTGGCTCAGGAACAGCTTCTGTGTGGTTGTTTTCCCCCAGTTCCTCTGTAGGTTTaaggggaggagaagggtgaGTTACACTGGCATTCTGGAAAGGAAGACTATATACGTCAATTCGCCAAAACAAGTTTTGACATTATCCCTGAGATGTCGTCCTGTGTCTACTCACTGCAAGTGCCTACTGCCCCAGGCTTTACCTGCTGGGCAATGACGATGGGGCTGGGAGGGGAACAAAATAAAGGAACCAGGACCTGTAGCACCAACCCACACGCAGGCTCTGAACAGGCACCTGAAGGCGTCTCTTCTGGGAGGCTCACAGTCTTTCTTAGTAAGTTGAATGAATGGGCCAGACCATCTGAAGTCAGATGAAGCTATTAAGTTTCTCGAGGGGCAtgggggatgggagagagaaGTCCTTAGTGGTGGCATTGGCTTattaagggatgggatggggaaatCGGTAAGTCATGCTCTTCCCTTTGAATTCTTAGCTCCTGTGGTCTCCAGATTCTGGCACAAGATGAGAGGTTCTGGTCTTCCCCTCTGTCTTCTTTCTGCTGTGTTTTATCTCTTCTGGACACCTTCTGCTGGGCTGAAAACACTGCATTTGGGAAGCTGTGTGATCACCACAAATCTTCAGGGAATTCGAAGTGGATTTTCAGAGATTCGGGACAGTGTGGTATGTGAGGGAGGCACCCCACCCTTCATCTTGTGACTGCCTCCCCACTTTCCTACTTATCTGTCCTCCAGCAGGGTGGTCACAAAAAGAAGCAGGTTGGGGGCTCCTTACCAGGAGGATATGTTGCTAGGAAGTATCTATAATTCATAATGTAAAAGTGTTTTTGGAGAGGGATTCTGCCCACTGGGCCATGGCATGGAGCAGATGGGAGATCCTGATGTCTAGGATCCTGGTGGAAGTCACCGACCTGTACTTTCTTACCTTGCCCTTTTCTGTTTAGCAAGCCAAAGATGAAATCATTGATGTCAGAATCTTGAGGAAGACTCAGTCTTTGCAAGGCACAAAGGTATGTGTTTGGTCCATATGAATTCTGGGAGGAAATATGAGTTGGGGGCATCTTCATCAACCTTGTCCCTGGACACCCTGCCCTCACCAACACACCAGTCTTCTTTGTAGCCTGCAGATCAGTGCTGCCTCCTCCATCATATACTGAGACTTTACCTGGACAGGGTATTCAAAAACTATCAACCCCCTGACCACCATATCTTCCGGAAGGTCAGCCGTCTTGCCAACTCTCTTCTCACCATCAAGAAGGACCTCCGGCTCTGTGTGAGTATGGGTCTTGGGTAAAAGGATCCACCTCAGCACATAACTTAGCAATCAGGGTCATCTTAGACCCATTTAATGGACGGAAAAACTGAGTTTGAGAGTTCTAAAATAACTGCGTTGAGCTATGTGACTAGGTAATAAGAACTCAGTTATATTGACTTTTGGATACATGCTGTATGCAAAATGTCTAAAGAACTATGAAGTGCTGGCTCTTTGATGTCACTAATAATCATCACTACATGTGAATGAAATCATGGTTCTTCTGTGAGTTATCCTATGGTGTTTTAGGGCATCCTGAGCCCAGGCAGCTAATCAGCAGACCACCAGACTCAACCTCAAGATAGGACCTCAGAATCCAATTCGCTCTTCCCATGATGCTCTCTGGGAGGGAAATAGATTAGAACAGGGGTGCAGGTGGGAAGGGATACGGCGCTCACAAACTCCTTCAGTGCTGCTTGTTTCTGAACAGAAGCAACGAGCTCTATATTTGAGCATAAAACTCTGGCTTCCTTTTCTAGCTGATGTACACTTTAGTGATCCCAAATAAAGAAGTGTGAAAAGATTTCTATAGGTGGAAAGAACAGAACTCCTACCTACTTCATGTCAATGGCAGAAGATTGCAATCTTTAATAATGTCTATCATTCTTTGGTATTCTTTTCAGCATGCCCATATGTCATGCCCTTGTGGggaagaagcaaaagagaaataCAGCCAGATTCTGAGTCACTTCGAAGAGGTATATGCAATTTTGGCCTTGGTTGGGATGAGTACGTTTTTAGAAATGAGATcatagatgggtgggatggacaTTCATACTCAAAGAAATCCTATAGCCCTGAGGTTAGTGGCCCTCTGAGGGCACATGGACTATCCATCTGCTTTAATGGGTATCCCAGGGGCTATCCATACAGGCTTTAGTAGGGTGCTGTCTCTGGAAGATGCTCTGGAAATCAAGAAAGAATAGCTGTGATTCCATCAAGTCACCCCAGAGACACCTGGACCTTTCAGTTTCACAGATAAGAGGCATTAGTTTTCCACATTCACACAtacacgtgtgcatgctaagttgcttcagtcgtgtccgactctttgtgaccctgtggactgtagcccaccaggctcctctgtccatgggattctccaggcaagaatacctgagtgggttgccaagcccttctccaggcggtcttcctgacccagggatggaaccctcatctcctgcgtctcctacattgcaggcagaatctttactactgggccaccggggaagccttcacacacatatacatcccTTCAGAAACAGTCATTCACCATTTCACACATGCCTTTGCCATGCTCTTTCTCACCTCAAAGCCTTCGCATCTCTGTCAGGAAGACTGGAGTTTGTTTGCTGCACACTCTACTCATCCTTTAGGACTCAGCCTAGGTTATCACCTACGCATCCTTTAGGACTCAGCCTAAGTATCACCTACTCATCCTTTAAGACTCAGCCTAGGTATCACCTCCAGGAAGGCACTGGCTACTTCTCTGAGAGTTAAGTGCCTCCCTGTCGTCCTGAGGGGACCCCAGCAGTTATTCACCACACTGCATTTTAATTGCCTGCTTCTGCTTGTCTCCTTTACATGACTCTGAATTCCCCGTGGGTCGTGATGGTGCCATTTATCCCTGAATCCCTAGCCAGTCCAGTGCTTagcacagtaaatatttgttcagtggGAGGATGCACAGTAGGCAatccctaaacacacacacacacacacacacacacacacacacacacagaaacacatatctttcttttaaaagcagCTTTACTCTCTGTGATTCAAGAGGCTTGGGTTGTAGTCCCAATTCTGCTACTcttctgggccttagtttccctATGTAAGACTAGTgtgaccgctgctgctgctgctaagtcacttcagttgtgtccgactcttagtgaccccatagacggcagtccaccaggctctgctgtccatggcattttccaggcaagagtactggagtgggttgccattgccttctccgctagtgTGACTAGACTCCCTCATTTTCCCTCTTGTGAGATCTTGAGGTTCCATAATGTCTTTCAAGCTCTTCATTTTGAAAATACGCTCCATTTATAATCCCTGACAGACCTACCAGTAAAAGGAGAGGATTAAACTTGGAGCCCATGTTGTCTCTTTATGAGTTGCTCACCTCTTTACTTTGTGTCTTCCAGCTTCCGCCTCAGGTAGTGGTGGTGAAGGCTTTGGGGGAGTTAGACATTCTCTTGCAATGGATGGAAGAGGCGGACTAGGATGAAAGTGATGCTGCTTAGAGTATTCTGGGCTCAGCCCTCAGGACCCATGGAAGTATGACCCCGAACCACTGTCTCTTTGTTGTGTAATTTAGTGCTGGTGACCAtgtccattatttatttattatttgtttccttATTGTGGTTATTAGTGTTTCTACTCTTAATTAAAGAAacacaatgccagagaatgttcaaactactgcacaattgcattcatctcacatattagcaaagtaatgctcaaaattctccaaggcagtcttcaacagtacatgaaccaagaacttccagatgttcaagctggatttagtaaaggcagaggaaccatagatcaaattgccaacatcctctggatcatcgaaaaagcaagagaatttcagagaaacgtctacttctgctttattgactacaccaaagccttttgactgtgtggatcacaacaaactgtggaaaattcttaaagaataccagaccacctgacctgcctcctgagagatctgtatgcaggccaagaagcaacagttagaactgaatgcCAGTTcttggaacagactggttccaaataggaaagaagtatgtcaaggttgtatattgtcatcctgtttatttaacttatttgcagagtttatcatgcgaaatgccaggctggctgaaccacaagctggaatcaagattgccgggagaaatatcaataacctcagatatgcaaatgacaccacccttatggcagaaagtgaagaagaactaaagggcctcttgatgaaagtgcaagaggagagtgaaaacgttggcttaaaactcaacattcagaaaaccaagatcatggcatccagtgccatcacttaatggaaaatggggaaacaatggaaacagcaagagactttatttttggggctctaaaatcactgcagatggtgactgcagccttgaaattaaaagacagttacttcttggaagaaaagctatgaccaacctagacagcatattaaaaagcagagacattactttgccaacaaagtctacatagtcaaaactatggcttttccagtagtcatgtatggatgtgagagttggactataaagaaagctgagcattgaagaattgatgcttttgaactgtggtgttggagaagatttttgaaagtcctttggactgcaaggagatccaaccagtctatcctaaaggaaatcagtcctgaatattcattggaaggactgatcctgaagctggaactccagtactttggccacttgatgggaagaactgacttatctgaaaagaccctgatgctgggaaagattgaaggcaggaaggagaaggggacggcagagaatgagatggttggatggcatcactgacttgatgggcatgagtttgagcaagctcagggagtcgatgatggacagggaagcctggcatgctgcagtccatgggctcgcagagagttggacaggactgttTAGTCAGAGTGACTAAACAGAACTGAACTCTTAATCTGGATCATTGTTTTATAAGCTTTTAGTAAGATCTTTTCTACTGTTGGTTGTATTTATtagttaatgtatttatttatttttctatttaacttatttatttttatatttgaaaatgagactttttaaaaacaactcaCAGATTATATTTATAAGCTGACTAGAGCAGGTTTTTCATAGAGTGAACAAACTCTCTAAATTCTAGAGGAGtggctagaattttattaaattaaggaTATATTTACTGACCACCAGTATTCTGTGAGATATTTAAAACTGAACTAATGGCTACTAAGTGTGGGTTGTGGAAGAAGGAATTCTGATGTAAGATTATAGGCTTGTGTTACAATTACTGACCACCCCACTCAACTCCTAGACCCCAGACTTGTGTCTCTTCCAGCTATGGAAGCCTATGTGGCCAGgatatatttttacaaataaagttttctttGTATAATATCTGCTTGGAGTTTGAGAATGCATCAGGAGTGGAAACAATGGTTTCCACTGGGATTGAGCTTGATTGGGATGGGTTTCTAAAGGGATGAGCTTGAGTCTTATATGACCTAGGGACCTTGTACTCCTTTGGAGCAGGAAGTTGCCCGTGGGAACCTAGGCCTTCTCTCCGCTGCCaaacacacccccaccccccgctgccACACCCACCCCAGAGCTGTGGGTGTGCCAAATCACCCACAGCTCTGATTCCTCCACACGAAGGGGCTATGCAGGGATGAGGGACATCAGCCTTCCCTGCTTCTTCCTCCCTGGCACTGAGCAGTCTTCTCTGTGCCCCAGCTTTCTCCCTCATTTCAAGCTCTCATATTTTTGTGTCAGAGGTCTTACTTGCAACACAAATTACAATGGGCAGGAGGTTCTATTATAAGGGTTAAGAAGACATAGGTGCAAAGTGTCCTGCCTAGGGAGGTGCGTACGCCCTCTTTGAAGGCCTTTCCATTTTGGATTCTGGCCAGCCCCACAGTCTAGGTTGTTCTTGGATCAAGTCTTTGTGTTTGGAACCAACTACTAAGTTGGTGTTCTCAGTCCAGGCCCCTTTCATGCTGAGCTTCCCTGGGCTCGAAGGAGCCAAAACTCTGGCCTGGGCTGCttgcctcctccctctccagctCAATCTGAGCTGCATCTCAGCTTAGCAGTTTACCTTGCTCAGTTTCAGAAACAGCAGACTAATGCTTCTATAGTGAGCTTTCTTTGCTGTCTCTGCTCCCAACCCTTATCCCAGGTCCTGATGAAACttaaagaactttatttttcctcattATTAAGTGACAACTACCCGGtggagaaaatttggaaaatacaaataagtatagaaaagaaaattaaaatcacgcATAATCTTATCACCCACAGATACCAAGTCTGAAATATTTAGGTATGTTTTTTCTACATCTTTTTTTATTGGATTCAAGTCATGATTCCCCTCTCATTACCTGAGTGGTTTGGGCTGTAAAACTTAACCTTCTTGgaatttaatttcttcttctggaaAACAAGTTGATAACATCAACGTTTCAGGGTGATGGAAGAAATGGTTCTTTACATTCCTTTAAAACAGGGCATTTTCTGCTTTTATATTCCTAATTATGATCACCCTTCTCCTATCAGAATTTCTTGTTTCCCCTCCCCTGGTTTCCCTGACCAGTCTGACCAGCAACTCAGCTTTGGCTCTCAAGGAATAGTTGAGAATTCACTGAACTCAGTGTGAAATGAGAACCAATACCTccaagagagggcttccctggttgctcagacggtaaagagtctgcttgcagtgttggagacccaggttcaattcctgggtcaggaagatcccctggagaaggaaattgcaaaccactccagtattcttgcctggagaatctcatggatggaggagcctggtgggctccaaacagttggacacaactgagggactaacactacTACCTCCAAGAGACACTTGATGGCAAAGAGGAGGCTAGTTTTATCTGCCAAGTGTGAGTCTTTCAGATGGGCATGTCTCAGGTTGACCTACAGAGCTGAGGATGAAGTTCCTCCATTTGTTTCTTGAGAAGCGTTCTGATTCTTCTGAAAGTCTGGGCCATGGGAAGCCTTGGTCTTTTGGAATTCCATGTTACCATGTGACCACTCCTTACCTGTCTATTCCTCTCCCCTGCAGgacccatttcctcctctaagttGTTTTTCTGGTCTTCGCTTGACCTATCACAGTACCAAC is drawn from Bubalus kerabau isolate K-KA32 ecotype Philippines breed swamp buffalo chromosome 5, PCC_UOA_SB_1v2, whole genome shotgun sequence and contains these coding sequences:
- the IL20 gene encoding interleukin-20 translates to MRGSGLPLCLLSAVFYLFWTPSAGLKTLHLGSCVITTNLQGIRSGFSEIRDSVQAKDEIIDVRILRKTQSLQGTKPADQCCLLHHILRLYLDRVFKNYQPPDHHIFRKVSRLANSLLTIKKDLRLCHAHMSCPCGEEAKEKYSQILSHFEELPPQVVVVKALGELDILLQWMEEAD